In one window of Vulpes vulpes isolate BD-2025 chromosome 1, VulVul3, whole genome shotgun sequence DNA:
- the LOC112908854 gene encoding NUT family member 2G yields the protein MGAFASPFPSQPFPAPAHGIPHQSSWALPPPPLLNRPFPPSGPLELPSFPSIPLVAGDAGHGPGGPGTCNVIVQVGSEQGSLEPLQTQNIVLTQAPPTWNSAGALCGGAACPTPVFLAASVMVPGVPASAFGGSQVGQGISAPGPLAAALPPAAPLSALEHFVNTGPPPPGAGREGSGASNPSAVSPKDSCNPRSVYENFRRWQRFKSLARRHLPQSPDAEALSCFLIPVLRTLARLKPAMTLEEGVWRAVQEWQSKSNFDRLIYYEMAGKFMEFEAEEEMRIQKLQWVKVAQGLPPSAPPKPELRGPPAPGTAPQPACIPRKAGSRAKPSRRQPHRPRRPRDNKAPKEIPPEAVREYMDIMDRLLGTALSAPGGPVAERDEDRKEPQWDEDPGLLSYIDQLCSQEDFITKVEAVIHPTFLAELLSSETQLDLQALAEKLEQEEGLSLAELVEKRLVALKVEAGVRTPPHHCTAGWGSGPECEAGAQLGAGDGACAPETAGQEPQRQSRAHTHLSRPRAFAGSPGRPEPPAPWAARPPSPPQGQRCASLGPGSRGAPVLREAPPSRDPGGAMVGSSEDEELPSLAFLLALQHSLLPWEFSQSPTPDRHLPNPARRRTPSPQRRGLGPAAPLAPKSWKRALWGGPDPAGKTPLPGAHLRGSGHSAKAKAKAVGPLHPSQPPKRRCDPFPMGSRRKRHCSQ from the exons ATGGGCGCCTTTGCGTCTCCTTTCCCATCCCAGCCGTTTCCCGCACCCGCTCACGGCATACCCCACCAGTCCTCCTGGgcgctgcccccgccgcccctcctgaACCGGCCCTTCCCCCCCAGTGGCCCCCTGGAGCTGCCATCCTTCCCCAGCATCCCGCTGGTGGCAGGAGACGCTGGCCACGGCCCTGGGGGCCCCGGGACCTGCAACGTCATTGTGCAGGTCGGGTCAGAACAGGGGTCCTTGGAGCCCCTCCAGACTCAGAACATCGTCCTGACCCAGGCCCCCCCCACCTGGAACTCGGCGGGGGCACTCTGTGGGGGCGCTGCGTGTCCCACACCCGTGTTCTTGGCGGCCTCTGTGATGGTACCCGGCGTACCCGCCTCGGCCTTTGGGGGCTCCCAGGTCGGCCAGGGAATCTCAGCCCCAGGCCCTCTGGCTGCGGCTCTGCCACCAGCGGCCCCGCTAAGCGCCCTGGAGCACTTCGTAAACACCGGGCCGCCGCCCCCCGGGGCTGGCAGGGAGGGCAGCGGAGCCAGCAACCCGAGCGCTGTGTCGCCCAAGGACTCCTGTAACCCCAGGAGCGTTTATGAGAACTTCAGGCGCTGGCAGCGCTTCAAGTCCCTGGCCCGCAGGCACCTGCCACAGAGCCCCGACGCCGAAGCTCTGTCCTGCTTTCTCAT CCCGGTGCTGCGGACCCTGGCCCGCCTGAAGCCCGCGATGACGCTGGAGGAGGGCGTGTGGCGGGCCGTGCAGGAGTGGCAGAGCAAAAGCAACTTCGACCGGCTTATCTACTACGAGATGGCGGGAAA GTTCATGGAGTTTGAGGCGGAGGAGGAGATGCGGATTCAGAAGTTGCAGTGGGTGAAGGTGGCCCAGGGCCTGCCTCCTTCAGCCCCCCCGAAGCCTGAACTGCGGGGGCCCCCGGCCCCAGGGACGGCCCCACAGCCAG CGTGCATTCCCAGGAAGGCGGGTTCCAGGGCCAAGCCATCCCGCCGGCAGCCACACAGACCCCGGCGGCCCCGAGACAACAAGGCGCCCAAGGAGATCCCCCCTGAGGCCGTGAGAGAGTACATGGACATCATGGACAGGCTGCTGGGGACTGCCCTCTCTGCCCCGGGGGGCCCAGTGGCTGAACGGGATGAGGACAGAAAGGAGCCACAGTGGGACGAGGACCCGGGTCTCCTGAGCTACATTGACCAGCTGTGTTCCCAGGAAGACTTCATCACCAAG GTGGAGGCAGTCATCCACCCTACGTTCCTGGCGGAATTGCTTTCCTCGGAAACTCAGCTGGACCTTCAGGCCCTCGCTGAGAAACTGGAACAGGAGGAAGGATTGAGCCTTGCAGAG CTGGTGGAGAAAAGACTGGTGGCCTTGAAGGTGGAGGCTGGCGTGCGGACCCCCCCGCATCACTGCACAGCCGGGTGGGGCTCCGGTCCTGAGTGTGAGGCGGGTGCCCAGCTGGGGGCGGGCGACGGAGCCTGCGCCCCGGAGACGGCCGGCCAGGAACCCCAGAGGCAAAGCCGCGCGCACACGCACCTGTCCAGGCCCAGAGCCTTTGCTGGCTCCCCGGGACGACCAGAGCCCCCTGCGCCGTGGGCCGCacggcccccctcccctccccagggtcAGAGGTGCGCCTCCCTTGGCCCCGGCTCCCGGGGAGCCCCCGTTCTCAGGGAGGCCCCTCCCtcccgggaccctgggggggCCATGGTCGGCTCCAGTGAGGACGAGGAGCTGCCCAGCCTGGCCTTCCTCCTGGCCTTGCAGCAcagcctgctgccctgggagttCTCCCAGAGTCCCACGCCCGACCGCCACCTCCCCAACCCCGCACGGCGGAGGACCCCGTCTCCCCAGAGGAGAGGTCTGGGCCCCGCCGCTCCCCTGGCCCCCAAGTCCTGGAAGCGGGCTCTGTGGGGGGGCCCAGACCCTGCAGGGAAGACGCCCCTCCCTGGGGCCCACCTCAGGGGCTCTGGGCATTCggccaaggccaaggccaaggccgTGGGGCCGCTTCACCCCTCACAGCCTCCAAAGAGAAGGTGTGACCCCTTTCCGATGGGGAGCAGGAGGAAGCGCCACTGCAGCCAGTAG